The Chlorocebus sabaeus isolate Y175 chromosome 18, mChlSab1.0.hap1, whole genome shotgun sequence genome window below encodes:
- the LOC140708984 gene encoding heterogeneous nuclear ribonucleoprotein A1-like — MSKSESPKEPEQLRKLFIGGLSFETTDESLRSHFEQWGTLTDCVVMRDPNTKRSRGFGFVTYATVEEVDAAMNARPHKVDGRVVEPKRAVSREDSQRPGAHLTVKKIFVGGIKEDTEEHHLRDYFEQYGKIEVIEIMTDRGSGKKRGFAFVTFDDHDSVDKIVIQKYHTVNGHNCEVRKALSKQEMASASSSQRGRSGSGNFGGGRGGGFGGNDNFGRGGNFSGRGGFGGSRGGGGYGGSGDGYNGFGNDGSNFGGGGSYNDFGNYNNQSSNFGPMKGGNFGGRSSGPYGSGGQYFAKPRNQGGYGGSSSSSSYGSGRRF; from the coding sequence ATGTCTAAGTCAGAGTCTCCTAAAGAGCCCGAACAGCTGAGGAAGCTCTTCATTGGAGGGTTGAGCTTTGAAACAACCGATGAGAGCCTGAGGAGCCATTTTGAGCAATGGGGAACACTCACGGACTGTGTGGTAATGAGAGATCCAAACACCAAGCGTTCCAGGGgctttgggtttgtcacatatgccaCTGTGGAGGAGGTGGATGCAGCTATGAATGCAAGGCCACACAAGGTGGACGGAAGAGTTGTGGAACCAAAGAGAGCTGTCTCAAGAGAAGATTCTCAAAGACCAGGTGCCCACTTAACtgtgaaaaagatatttgttggtggcattaaagaagacactgaagaacatcaccTAAGAGATTATTTTGAACAGTATGGGAAAATTGAAGTGATTGAAATCATGACTGACCGAGGCAGTGGCAAGAAAAGGGGCTTTGCCTTTGTAACCTTTGACGACCATGACTCCGTGGATAAGATTGTCATTCAGAAATACCATACTGTGAATGGCCACAACTGTGAAGTTAGGAAAGCCCTGTCAAAGCAAGAGATGGCTAGTGCTTCATCCAGCCAAAGAGGTCGAAGTGGTTCTGGAAACTTTGGTGGTGGTCGTGGAGGTGGTTTCGGTGGGAATGACAACTTCGGTCGTGGAGGAAACTTCAGTGGTCGTGGTGGCTTTGGTGGCAGCCGTGGTGGTGGTGGAtatggtggcagtggggatggctataatggatttggtaatgatggaagcaattttggaggtGGTGGAAGCTACAATGATTTTGGCAATTACAACAATCAGTCTTCAAATTTTGGACCCATGAAGGGAGGAAATTTTGGAGGCAGAAGCTCTGGCCCCTATGGCAGTGGAGGCCAATACTTTGCAAAACCACGAAACCAAGGTGGCTATGGCGgttccagcagcagcagtagctatggcagtggcagaagattttaa